The genome window GATACATTCAAACAGTCCTGAATCATTGTGAAGTTTGCAAATTTATCCTAAAGAGTTTGAGGGTGGTTCCTCAAATTAAACCCCTCCGTATTGGTCAGAAGTCGTAAGAAGCAAAAGTGCCCCTAATCCATGTGTCTTGTGGCCACACCCGGCCACAGGTTCTTACCAAGTCAGTGTCAATTGTTTCCAAACTACAGGAATactcattctttgtctggcccaacAGGGGATGGCTCTCAAAGTTGATTAAACAATATGTCTTCTAAAGCTTCTACCTTTATGCTAAATAACAGACGTGACTCATTCAATTCTTTAGAAGCTATGGTTGGGGTGAGGCAGTCGAATGCTGATTAGGCTTAATCAGCATTGAAACAATCATTTTCAGCTCAGTTTCAgtgtcactcactctcacagcagtttacattaaataagttacatttttTACCTAAAAGTATATTGCGCTAAAACATCACCGatgttttagattttttttttaacttcaacacTAACTTAAAGTTGATCGCGATCCGCCAATAAaccaagagaagaagaagaatgttgATAGCTCAGGCACAGAATGTGGTGTAACACCTGTTCCTGTTCAGGTTAAATTAGCACCCCTTTTCCGCCTTTTTAAATCGTCTTCTTTGCCTCTTAGGCAGGCAGCAGTTACTCGGACACATAGACTTAACCGTACAGCCAATGATTATTTTGCATGGATGTAAAATAAAACGTTATTTAGTGCCAGTCTATCTTTACCATGATGTGTGTACTGTAAAGTCAGTAGCAGTAGAGGGCGGTATGACCTCTTGGTGTGTGTGATCCATACATACGAAGAAAGGGAAGAAGAAGACGAGGCCAAATATGGGCAAAACACCGGGGCTGTTAGCTCGCTGTGCTAGTCTCGTAAGTGGGCGTAGGATCTAGTTTTGTGAGAAATAACGAGCTAATTACTTTTGTGAGCAATGTCCCTTAACAGGATGATATTGTTGCACTTCAGTTTCTATTAAAACAATTGCATTCAAAACCAACAGTCAGGGCTAGCTAAGTTGCAAGAGGTAGGAGAGAGTGGGCGGGTAGGTAGGTTGTAGTATGCATTACAATGTCTATTGGCAATTGCCGAGAGCTGCTGTAACCTACCCCTTTACAAATATGCACAACATATTAACTAAGCTACCACTTCTGTTAGGGTTAATCCAAAAGGAGCGCAGAAAAGATGTCAGTGGAGTTCCCCCTgccgccaccaccaccacctgctCCAGGTCCACCACCTCCTCCAGCCTCAACGCCCAAGAAGAAGCTGTATCAGACTATAGCCAGTAGCAGGAGTCCTGTGGAGGGGGACCACACAGAGGCCCGCTTACTGCtcagtcagagggagagcaggtaCGATTTAAAATAAGAATACCAACTTTTTGCTTGCACATTTAACATACACATCTGTTTATTTTGACCATGGACTGTTATCTCCTTGTCTGGAATCAGATGTTCTAACTAATATTTCCCTGTATTCACAGGTGAGCACAAACATTGACTTTTCTGTTGACACTAACACAGAGGTGTTGTAACCTCTGTTGAGGCATAGGCAACGGTGGTAATGAATTTAAGTCACAGAAAATAAACCTGCATCTACTGTGATAATCGATTTATCAtaaaagtcatttttcaaggacaaatgccaaacattctttTGTCAGTAAGTGAGGCTttcttgcttttctttgtcCTATGGGATAGTTAATTGGATGCCTTCAGGTTTATCACTGTTGATTGGCCAAAACCAGCGATTTGAAGACGTTACCAAGGTCTAtaggaaattgtgatgggccttttttttattgacagtTTACAAACCAAACGGTTAATCAAGTAATTAAGTTGTAGCACTAGTAGTGTTACACTGGACTGCTTTATAATGAAAGGTGTTCCAAATATTTTGTCcatctacatacagtacatataaagGTCAGTTGGAAAGACCTCAATTTATGGTAATGTAATCGTGACTTAACACTAACTACAGCCCAGTTGAATCAACGTCTCTCTCTGACACAACGTCAACAAAAACCCAAATATTATAACCCTCACAAAGAAAGGATTAATATAATAGCACTTTTTCACACCAGACATCTTGACTTGTAATAATAGGAAAAGCACAGTAAACATGTCTTTCCTGAAAAACTGCTTTTGCAGGGGCTGTTCAACTTGATTGGAATGGaataatatgtatttatgtttttgtattcATGTTCTTTTGTTCAGGTTTAGGAAGGACTTGCAGTGGATACTGGTGAACACATATGTGCCCTCCCTCATTCAAGATGGTCCACAGTAAGTCAGTAAACCATGGTGTCAGACTATGGTGTCAACACCTAAATCTACATTAAACTTCTATAACGCAAACAACACTGTTATCACAACTGTTGTATGTACAATGGGGATATTGTGTTATTTGTTTGGCCTGAATGCTTTTATGTTTAAGTCCTTAATCTTGACATATTTGCCAGGGTGAGGCTGTGAGCGTGTTATTCGTTTACCTTTCAGGTGCGGCCTGGTGGCTTTGTGGATGTCTGCTCACCTTCGACAGCCCCAGCTGAGTATTGACATGGAAACTGTTGTTCAGACGGCACTCAGCAGGGGATACACGACACAGGGTGAAATGTTTTCAGGTAACAAAAGTGTGTTAACTCTTTTGAGCCAGTCTGTTTGGAATGGTGTAGAAAAAACCCGGAGTGGGGACTAAGAGCAAAGACAGGGGTGTTTATGTTGTAATGGATCACTCATTTTTAGTAAGGGCAGTAGATGTTTTCTGATAGCATTGAAGGTTAAATACATCCCTTGACATTACTGGGTGTCTACAGAAGTTCAAATATGACATTAAACTCCAGATGTAGGACGTAATTAAAACACGTGGAAGTTTTATGACCAGATTGACAACTAAAATGAGTTTATtagtaggggtgtcacgattctccaaatcctcgttttgattacattttcgattccAAGGTCACGGTTCGATTTGATTCTCGAttttaacttctttttttaaagcacaggttgctgtgccatttttagactagacttgtATGTAATATTTATTAGTTGTAATTCACTCTTTGGGTTTCACAAGAAAACAActaaaatgcaatttcacactgtttatgatgttttttttttttatgttctcattaaaaaatgtattttgtcagTTGACAACATGGCCCTGCTGGCAGAGGAGGTTTGTGGCTGTAAGGCAGAGCTGCTGTCAGGGGGTTTAAGTGGTAACAACGCTGCAGCCATCATCGCACACCTGTGGGGGAGACAGCCTGTCCTCATCCCGTATCCTAGACCCAAACAAAACTGCCATGAGGGGTGTTCTGAAAGAAAACTTTCAGAacacccctttttttttttttttactgctacTTATGTCATAAAAGAAAAGTTTATGATTACAGGACAGGAGTCCTTGACAGTATGTACAGATATGATGAGGACTACAACCATGAGCCGTGCCAGCGGAGCGGCCACAGGGCACACTGGGCAGTTGGTTCAGGTAagatgtagtctatatccacaatgttccacttcGGGGATTGGACCcttgccaccggaaattccgctggatgtcatTCTAtacggccggatgtccgttacctttcgctttctttgtgttggcattctaaactccggtggatttgtgaggactatggttaattcctcctcagatctctgcagggtaaatccagacagctagctagactatctgtccaatctgagttttctgtacgactaaaacaacctttgaacgtacacatgttccaccaagttccttcccgaggctattttgcagcagcaccagggctctgtccggcgcttagaatggcccaagacgattgtgattggtttaaagaaatgccattaaaccagagcacagctgcagcactgtggaggaagacaAAACTGCTATGTTTCCATGTTAACTTAGGTCAGACTTATTTAAAACCACTTTTATGTGATAGAATCCTCTGAAAATAAACCTGGTTAACTGGTAACCTTGCTTTATGAAACACCTTTCATCTCTCTAAAAACATCAACATGCCACAATTACCACGTCTATTTGTTCCAGGTGTTCTCCTCGGTTTGGACCAGGGGAGCGTAAGCAAAGAGCACACTCGACCTGATCCCACTCTGCCCTGGCTCTACCTCGCCGTAGACAGCAGCTCTTCCTGTCCTGTCGGTAGCAAGGCAGTCAAAGAGGTTTACATCCTGGCTAAGCAGGGTAAAAGCCTGCACTACCAGCTGTGGAGTTTGGACAGCGTAGCTCAGAGCAACCAGCAGCTGAGGAAGATGGACCCTCATAGAGCTAATGACGGGACCCAGTACGTGGTTCCTCAGGGAGGGGTGGAAGCTGGGCTGGCTGGAAAGGCAGTGTTGCTCCACACAAGGACACAGAAGCAACAATGATGCAGTACTCTATCTTTAAAACAAAGGATACAAGCGGCAGTTTCTGAGACTCATGACACACTGATCTGTTGAGAGGCATAACGGTGTACCTTCATCCTGCAATGTGATTAATACCACAGTTTAACCCAAAATCCGTAACTGCCTGACTTCCACAAGTTTTGGAATTTGTCCCAAAGGGCTTCAGAGTATTGATACTGTATGTGCTAGAGTTCTGATGTTGGGTCATTATGGATCCAGTTTAGGGGTAAGCGATGtgaaaatattaaattattaaGTACACTATCCACATATTCTGAGTTAGTTGTCCCTTTAATATCTCTAGTTATATAAGGCCCTTTGCAGGCAGTGCTGTTGGCAAATTAATAGGACTGCATTATCAAGTGTTGTTTCATTAatatggagagaaaaaatattcatttaatttaaaaataatttactggatgaaccaaaaacagaaattatcatcttattttatctttaaGATTCCAGCAAAATTTCCAGTAAGTACACTGCAATACAACATGATCCATATCTCCCTCCCCTAGATCCATTCATCACTTTAATTTACAGAATGCAGTTTTTATGGAGACTTATATATTTGTACTGCAGGTTTACAATTAATGGcatttattaatacaataaatTGTTTCAACTCTTGATTTGATATTTAGTCTTTCTAATTCACTGCCTACCTGTAAACGTTTTGGGATATTCAGTCAAGGAAATatttaaaggagacctattttgcttttttgtattttctgtcatatccaTAATGTTACAATATCGGATGTTCATATTAAATGTGGCCAAAGATTCAAATGAGGTACACGTTTGAAAGAAATCCCTGTGTGCCAAAACCTCATTTCTGCATCtgtggctcagttggtagagcggtcTTCTACCAATCCCTGGCCCCTGCAGTCTGCATGTTGAAGTGTCGTTGGGCGTaccactgaaccccaaattgctcccgatgctgcaccatcggtgtgtgaatgtgcatgaatgtttatctgatgagcaggtggcaccttgtatggcagcctcggccaccagtgtatgaatgtgtgtgaatggtgcctgTACTGTGTAAAGCGCTTTCAGTAGTCGTTAGGAttagaaaagtgctatataaatacagtccatttacatttatatactCCCTTGCAGTTAGTATTTGGCTGCATAGAGACATCGACAGCAGAGCACTGATGTTGAGACTCCAGAGATCCGTAaactctgaccaatcagagcagactggtcTTTTTCTGGaaggggcttaaagagacaggcgctccaacaGAGCATCTCAGCATCTacgttctctctgtctctgtaccGTCATTGCATCTGAGAAATGACTAACGGCACTGtggcagcactttctacctctATAtaatatagttgtgacatcacaactgtacgGAAGTCTCGACGGCTCCTTTAAAGGCAGTTTCTGAATAGGGGCAGCGTGCATTTCAAGTCAGAAAAGGATATTTTGTGatttgagcgttttgatactttatatttgtatagcatctcgaataaaaaaaaaaaaaaagacatggaaatcacactttttacaatattggACGCTTAAACACTGAAATGAGAGTAGGTTTGAGATTTGCAGTGTATGATCTGAGTTGTGTGTTCTGTGAgcgagaaaaaacaaaaactgaaaactctTTACTTCCAGTTTATTGCAATCCATGAGCTGGACAAAGCAGGGAATTAATATCAATTTTCAAAAGTCTGTCTGTGCTTTGCAACTTTAAAATACGCTgcctttaaaaatacaaaatgtagttATGAATCCAGTTTTTCTTAAAGCAGCACCCAGTCTGAAAACCTGATAGTTTGCCATTTTACAAATACAGAGGATTTGTGGGCAAAGAAATATAACACTTTGTAAACACAGGAACTGGAAAAACTTGAATTTGAATTCCAATTTCATGAAGTCAGATGTTTAGCTAACGCACACGCCCAATCAGTGCTGCCTGACACTGTCGAAGTACATCTTGAAGACTCGACACTGTTATGGCTGCATTCCAGTCAAGAACTGAAACATATGGTCATAAGCACTGACTTACTATCTAAATAGAACAATGTTGTTTCTTTGTAAACTACATTCCGTAT of Sander lucioperca isolate FBNREF2018 chromosome 5, SLUC_FBN_1.2, whole genome shotgun sequence contains these proteins:
- the c5h19orf54 gene encoding UPF0692 protein C19orf54 homolog, encoding MSVEFPLPPPPPPAPGPPPPPASTPKKKLYQTIASSRSPVEGDHTEARLLLSQRESRFRKDLQWILVNTYVPSLIQDGPQCGLVALWMSAHLRQPQLSIDMETVVQTALSRGYTTQGEMFSVDNMALLAEEVCGCKAELLSGGLSGNNAAAIIAHLWGRQPVLIPYDEDYNHEPCQRSGHRAHWAVGSGVLLGLDQGSVSKEHTRPDPTLPWLYLAVDSSSSCPVGSKAVKEVYILAKQGKSLHYQLWSLDSVAQSNQQLRKMDPHRANDGTQYVVPQGGVEAGLAGKAVLLHTRTQKQQ